A genomic region of Microlunatus sagamiharensis contains the following coding sequences:
- a CDS encoding substrate-binding domain-containing protein: MSPVRRGLAPLALLATGVLALTACGGSSAAPGADGSAGSGGDKPVAVTLITKDSINPFWIAMQNGAKESSSKNNVDLTIAAGKEDGDEDGQVEAIEAAVSRGDQGILITPNGPGVNTAIENARKQGLYVIALDTPPEPADVVDITFATDNFTAGEEIGKWAAAQMDGKKATIALLDAFNDKIISVDYNRDQGFLTGMGIDTKDKTKNGDEDKTGTYTGGKGGDYEIVCNEPTKGAQDGGKSAMEACLSKNSDINLVYTLNEPGAAGAADALKAAGKSGVTIVSVDGGCQGVENVKNGTIGATSQQYPLKMAELGVDAIAKIARGGEKPAVTPGLDFYDTGVKLVTDKPVDGLDSIDTTEGLNLCWGEK; encoded by the coding sequence TTGTCTCCCGTCCGCCGCGGGCTCGCCCCGCTCGCCCTGCTCGCCACCGGCGTGCTCGCCCTGACCGCCTGCGGCGGCTCGTCGGCCGCCCCCGGCGCCGACGGCAGCGCCGGCTCCGGCGGCGACAAGCCCGTCGCCGTCACGCTGATCACCAAGGACTCGATCAACCCGTTCTGGATCGCCATGCAGAACGGCGCCAAGGAGTCGTCCTCGAAGAACAACGTCGACCTCACCATCGCCGCGGGCAAGGAGGACGGCGACGAGGACGGCCAGGTCGAGGCCATCGAGGCCGCCGTGTCGCGCGGCGACCAGGGCATCCTGATCACGCCCAACGGTCCCGGCGTCAACACCGCGATCGAGAACGCGCGCAAGCAGGGCCTCTACGTGATCGCGCTCGACACCCCGCCCGAGCCCGCGGACGTCGTCGACATCACCTTCGCCACCGACAACTTCACGGCGGGCGAGGAGATCGGCAAGTGGGCCGCGGCCCAGATGGACGGCAAGAAGGCCACGATCGCGCTGCTCGACGCCTTCAACGACAAGATCATCTCCGTCGACTACAACCGGGACCAGGGCTTCCTGACCGGCATGGGGATCGACACCAAGGACAAGACCAAGAACGGCGACGAGGACAAGACGGGCACCTACACCGGCGGCAAGGGCGGCGACTACGAGATCGTCTGCAACGAGCCGACCAAGGGCGCGCAGGACGGCGGCAAGTCGGCCATGGAGGCCTGCCTGTCGAAGAACTCCGACATCAACCTGGTCTACACGCTGAACGAGCCGGGTGCGGCCGGTGCCGCGGACGCGCTCAAGGCCGCGGGCAAGAGCGGCGTGACCATCGTCTCGGTCGACGGCGGCTGCCAGGGCGTCGAGAACGTCAAGAACGGCACCATCGGCGCCACCTCGCAGCAGTACCCGCTCAAGATGGCCGAGCTCGGCGTCGACGCGATCGCCAAGATCGCCCGCGGCGGCGAGAAGCCGGCCGTGACCCCGGGCCTCGACTTCTACGACACCGGCGTCAAGCTCGTCACCGACAAGCCGGTCGACGGTCTCGACAGCATCGACACCACCGAGGGCCTGAACCTCTGCTGGGGCGAGAAGTAG
- a CDS encoding sugar ABC transporter substrate-binding protein: MKKQLLGLGTLAAVATLTLAGCGGGSDATPAASGGSSAAVEGKIGVILPDTESSARWETADRPFFQKAFADAGVQSDIQNAQGDATQFQTIADGMISAGVKALIITSIDPDSGTAVIKKATDAGIPVIDYDRANLGGGAKYYVSFDNVKVGQAIGDGLVSCIKADNKTNAKVVELDGSPTDNNATLFKQGYDQVIKAAGYDVVAEQAVPEWSNEEGGRLFEQLYTKQGGKVDAVAAANDGLAGAVISVLQRNGLAGKVPVSGQDATDEGLQRILLGTQCNTVYKAVNKEADAAAKLGIALAKGDVSGADALATQTFDDPKAGTSKKAILLDPQAITKDNVKAVIDDGFTTADKVCTTAELKKACSAAGIS, encoded by the coding sequence ATGAAGAAGCAGCTCCTCGGCCTCGGCACGCTCGCCGCCGTGGCCACCCTCACCCTCGCCGGGTGCGGTGGCGGCTCGGACGCCACCCCCGCCGCCTCGGGCGGTTCCTCCGCCGCGGTCGAGGGCAAGATCGGCGTGATCCTGCCCGACACCGAGTCCTCCGCCCGCTGGGAGACGGCCGACCGGCCGTTCTTCCAGAAGGCCTTCGCCGACGCCGGCGTGCAGTCCGACATCCAGAACGCCCAGGGTGACGCGACGCAGTTCCAGACCATCGCCGACGGCATGATCAGCGCGGGCGTCAAGGCGCTCATCATCACCAGCATCGACCCCGACTCGGGCACCGCGGTCATCAAGAAGGCGACCGACGCCGGCATCCCTGTCATCGACTACGACCGCGCGAACCTCGGCGGCGGCGCCAAGTACTACGTGTCCTTCGACAACGTGAAGGTCGGCCAGGCCATCGGCGACGGCCTCGTCAGCTGCATCAAGGCCGACAACAAGACCAACGCCAAGGTCGTCGAGCTGGACGGCTCGCCCACCGACAACAACGCCACCCTGTTCAAGCAGGGCTACGACCAGGTCATCAAGGCGGCCGGCTACGACGTCGTCGCCGAGCAGGCCGTGCCGGAGTGGAGCAACGAGGAGGGCGGTCGCCTCTTCGAGCAGCTCTACACCAAGCAGGGCGGCAAGGTCGACGCGGTCGCCGCGGCGAACGACGGCCTCGCGGGTGCGGTCATCTCCGTGCTCCAGCGCAACGGCCTCGCCGGCAAGGTCCCGGTCAGCGGCCAGGACGCCACCGACGAGGGCCTGCAGCGCATCCTGCTCGGCACGCAGTGCAACACCGTCTACAAGGCCGTGAACAAGGAGGCCGACGCCGCCGCCAAGCTGGGCATCGCGCTGGCCAAGGGCGACGTGAGCGGCGCCGACGCGCTGGCCACCCAGACCTTCGACGACCCGAAGGCCGGCACCAGCAAGAAGGCGATCCTGCTCGACCCGCAGGCCATCACCAAGGACAACGTCAAGGCGGTCATCGACGACGGCTTCACCACCGCCGACAAGGTCTGCACCACCGCGGAGCTGAAGAAGGCCTGCTCCGCGGCCGGCATCTCCTGA
- a CDS encoding sugar ABC transporter permease, which translates to MSTTTQTPAARAEDAPERATLGSAARDYLTRVRGGDVGSLPAIAGFVFLVVLFTILRPDQFASKLNWANLLNQSAAVIFIAMGLVFVLLLGEIDLSAGYTAGVGAGTLAVLLTLKGWPWPAAVLAALVVGLVIGLLIGLLVARLGIPSFVVTLSAFLALQGVLLTVIGTGGTVPVRDPFVLSLMNDNLTPVLGWVMWVVVVAGYALVELLGRARRRKAGLPSPSVSLPALRIAVLAVVLGLVVYLFNLERAVNPAIKSLKGVPLIVPIAVVFVVVLSFVLKRTRFGQHVYAVGGNAEAARRAGINVNRIKIACFMISSTLAAFGGILLASRANSVSPSTGGASTLLLAVGAAVIGGTSLFGGKGRIIDAIIGGLVIAVIQNGLPLITQRAEIQFIVTGLVLLLAASVDAISRRRAAATGR; encoded by the coding sequence ATGAGCACCACCACCCAGACCCCGGCCGCCCGGGCCGAGGACGCGCCGGAGCGCGCGACCCTCGGCAGCGCGGCGCGCGACTACCTCACGCGCGTGCGTGGCGGCGACGTCGGTTCGCTCCCGGCCATCGCCGGCTTCGTGTTCCTCGTCGTGCTGTTCACGATCCTGCGGCCCGACCAGTTCGCGAGCAAGCTCAACTGGGCCAACCTGCTCAACCAGAGCGCGGCAGTCATCTTCATCGCCATGGGCCTGGTCTTCGTCCTGCTCCTCGGCGAGATCGACCTGTCCGCGGGCTACACCGCCGGCGTCGGCGCGGGCACGCTCGCGGTGCTGCTGACGCTGAAGGGCTGGCCCTGGCCGGCCGCCGTGCTCGCCGCGCTCGTCGTCGGGCTCGTGATCGGCCTGCTCATCGGGCTGCTGGTCGCGAGGCTGGGCATCCCGTCGTTCGTCGTGACGCTCTCGGCCTTCCTGGCCCTGCAGGGCGTCCTGCTGACCGTCATCGGCACCGGCGGCACCGTCCCGGTCCGCGACCCCTTCGTGCTGTCGCTGATGAACGACAACCTGACGCCCGTGCTCGGCTGGGTGATGTGGGTGGTCGTGGTCGCGGGCTACGCGCTCGTCGAGCTCCTCGGCCGCGCCCGCCGCCGCAAGGCCGGTCTGCCCTCGCCGTCGGTGAGCCTGCCCGCGCTGCGCATCGCCGTGCTCGCCGTGGTCCTGGGCCTGGTCGTCTACCTGTTCAACCTCGAGCGGGCCGTCAACCCGGCGATCAAGTCGCTCAAGGGCGTGCCCCTGATCGTGCCGATCGCGGTGGTCTTCGTCGTCGTGCTGAGCTTCGTGCTCAAGCGGACGCGCTTCGGCCAGCACGTGTACGCCGTGGGCGGCAACGCCGAGGCGGCGCGCCGGGCCGGCATCAACGTCAACCGGATCAAGATCGCCTGCTTCATGATCAGCTCCACGCTGGCGGCCTTCGGCGGGATCCTGCTGGCCTCGCGGGCCAACTCGGTCTCCCCGTCCACCGGTGGCGCCTCGACCCTGCTGCTCGCGGTGGGCGCGGCCGTCATCGGCGGCACGTCGCTCTTCGGCGGCAAGGGCCGGATCATCGACGCCATCATCGGCGGCCTGGTCATCGCGGTGATCCAGAACGGCCTGCCGCTGATCACCCAGCGTGCGGAGATCCAGTTCATCGTCACCGGGCTGGTGCTGCTGCTGGCGGCGAGCGTCGACGCGATCTCGCGCAGACGCGCAGCGGCCACAGGCCGCTAG
- a CDS encoding FGGY-family carbohydrate kinase: MHDQAASYVGAGGRPGEVSVYALGSSDCLAVGSTTRPGGLSGTGFATYPWRRDRWITLAGSAAGGLAVEWVAELVRAGGVEALVAEASPHPSPLLVLPYLAGSGTLDNDPDVRGSVLGLTLATTRAEVARAFLEASGFELGVLLEAFLTVGVVVGDLRAVGTGATSAVALGARADACGAPLTPAPGRSSARGAALLAAAALGDVDVDDLPPAPLGPPRCPVERTAAWYARQRRAYRALALTLRDFEHAHGPAATDGPPACPTPTPDHPAHRTDRTTP, translated from the coding sequence ATGCACGACCAGGCCGCCTCGTACGTCGGTGCGGGCGGCCGTCCCGGCGAGGTCTCCGTCTACGCCCTCGGCTCCAGCGACTGCCTCGCGGTCGGGTCGACCACCCGGCCCGGGGGGCTCTCCGGCACCGGCTTCGCGACGTACCCCTGGCGCCGGGACCGCTGGATCACCCTCGCCGGCTCGGCGGCCGGCGGGCTCGCCGTGGAGTGGGTCGCCGAGCTGGTCCGCGCGGGCGGGGTCGAGGCGCTGGTGGCCGAGGCCTCCCCGCACCCCTCGCCGCTGCTCGTCCTGCCCTACCTGGCCGGCTCGGGCACGCTCGACAACGACCCCGACGTCCGCGGGTCGGTGCTGGGCCTGACCCTGGCCACCACCCGGGCCGAGGTCGCGCGGGCCTTCCTCGAGGCCAGCGGCTTCGAGCTCGGCGTGCTGCTCGAGGCCTTCCTCACGGTGGGTGTCGTGGTCGGCGACCTGCGCGCCGTGGGCACGGGCGCGACCAGCGCCGTCGCCCTCGGCGCCCGCGCCGACGCCTGCGGTGCCCCGCTCACCCCGGCGCCCGGGCGGTCCTCGGCCCGCGGCGCCGCCCTCCTCGCGGCGGCGGCGCTGGGGGACGTGGACGTCGACGACCTGCCGCCGGCCCCGCTCGGGCCGCCGCGCTGCCCGGTCGAGCGCACCGCCGCCTGGTACGCCCGCCAGCGTCGCGCCTACCGCGCGCTGGCCCTCACGCTGCGCGACTTCGAGCACGCGCACGGACCGGCCGCGACCGACGGCCCGCCCGCCTGCCCCACCCCCACCCCGGACCACCCCGCACACCGAACCGACAGGACCACGCCGTGA
- the nagB gene encoding glucosamine-6-phosphate deaminase codes for MEIVILPSATEVGALAARKIVRLVREKPDAVLGLATGSSPLAIYAALAEHVRDGSLDVTGVSAFALDEYVGIPAEHPESYAAVIHREVTAPLHLDPDRVQVPDGRAPDLEAAGERYEDAIRAAGGVDLQILGIGANGHVGFNEPTSSFASRTRIKTLTERTRSDNARFFDRPDEVPTHCLTQGLGTIMDARELLLVAQGSGKAAAVAAAVEGPVTSMCPASILQHHRRATIMVDEDAAAGLTLGDYYRWTYANKPAWQQF; via the coding sequence ATGGAGATCGTGATCTTGCCCTCGGCCACCGAGGTCGGCGCGCTGGCGGCGCGCAAGATCGTCCGCCTCGTGCGCGAGAAGCCCGACGCGGTGCTCGGCCTGGCCACCGGGTCCTCCCCGCTGGCCATCTACGCGGCCCTCGCCGAGCACGTGCGTGACGGTTCGCTGGACGTGACCGGGGTGAGCGCCTTCGCCCTCGACGAGTACGTCGGCATCCCGGCCGAGCACCCCGAGTCGTACGCGGCCGTCATCCACCGCGAGGTGACCGCGCCGCTGCACCTCGACCCCGACCGGGTGCAGGTGCCGGACGGCCGGGCCCCCGACCTGGAGGCCGCGGGGGAGCGCTACGAGGACGCGATCCGCGCCGCGGGCGGTGTCGACCTGCAGATCCTGGGCATCGGCGCGAACGGCCACGTGGGGTTCAACGAGCCCACCTCGTCCTTCGCCTCGCGGACCCGGATCAAGACCCTCACCGAGCGCACGCGCTCGGACAACGCGCGGTTCTTCGACCGCCCCGACGAGGTGCCGACCCACTGCCTGACGCAGGGCCTCGGGACGATCATGGACGCGCGCGAGCTGCTGCTCGTCGCGCAGGGATCGGGCAAGGCGGCGGCCGTGGCCGCCGCCGTCGAGGGACCGGTGACCAGCATGTGCCCGGCCTCGATCCTGCAGCACCACCGGCGCGCGACGATCATGGTCGACGAGGACGCGGCGGCGGGGCTCACGCTCGGCGACTACTACCGCTGGACGTACGCGAACAAGCCGGCCTGGCAGCAGTTCTAG
- a CDS encoding nucleoside/nucleotide kinase family protein yields MSATPASPAAEAPGDEALRAEARAAESCTVEVLVERARGLLVEGRRSFLGITGAPGAGKSTLAEAVVAALPPGQAVLVGMDGFHLRDDELTRLGRRERKGAIDTFDSAGYVHLLERLRARTDAVVYAPVFDRGLEESIGSAQPVPAEIPLVVTEGNYLLATDGDWARVRDLLDECWFLEPGEDVRVDRLVARHERFGRSPEEAYARTVGSDGRNAELVATTRGRADAVLRLTSTIITS; encoded by the coding sequence ATGTCCGCAACCCCCGCTTCCCCGGCCGCTGAGGCTCCCGGGGACGAGGCGCTCCGAGCCGAGGCGCGCGCCGCCGAGAGCTGCACGGTCGAGGTCCTGGTCGAGCGCGCCCGGGGGCTGCTGGTCGAGGGCCGGCGCTCCTTCCTGGGCATCACCGGGGCCCCGGGCGCCGGCAAGTCCACGCTCGCCGAGGCCGTGGTCGCCGCGCTGCCGCCGGGCCAGGCCGTGCTGGTCGGGATGGACGGCTTCCACCTGCGCGACGACGAGCTCACCCGGCTCGGGCGGCGCGAGCGCAAGGGCGCGATCGACACCTTCGACTCCGCCGGCTACGTCCACCTGCTCGAGCGGCTGCGGGCCCGCACCGACGCCGTCGTCTACGCCCCCGTCTTCGACCGCGGCCTCGAGGAGTCCATCGGGTCGGCGCAGCCCGTCCCCGCCGAGATCCCGCTCGTCGTCACCGAGGGCAACTACCTGCTGGCCACCGACGGCGACTGGGCCCGCGTCCGCGACCTGCTCGACGAGTGCTGGTTCCTCGAGCCCGGCGAGGACGTCCGCGTCGACCGGCTCGTCGCGCGGCACGAGCGCTTCGGGCGGAGCCCGGAGGAGGCGTACGCGCGCACGGTCGGCAGCGACGGCCGCAACGCCGAGCTCGTCGCCACCACCCGCGGGCGCGCCGACGCGGTCCTGCGCCTGACGTCGACGATCATCACGTCGTGA
- a CDS encoding ketose-bisphosphate aldolase, whose protein sequence is MTLTTLAHLLADAERGGYAVGAFNVSDLNQAVAVLDAARAERSPVVVQAIAGTSAYDDEGWWWDQLLAVVESYADVPVGLHLDHGRHRDDCVRAMDHGFTSVMIDASRSVDDDEPNDLETNIALTREVVELAHARGVSVEGELGTVGGAESGANGIVEELVYADPEEAAHFVEATGVDALAVAVGTSHGTVKFTDPSGGERLRPELVAAIKERVPGVGLVLHGSSSIPPEYVETINAHGGALTPSYGIAPEAKVAVVAQGIRKVNQGADSHLAWTAALRTALAERPAEVEPSAAVAQARQAMSGIIRRRMREFGSAGRATAV, encoded by the coding sequence GTGACCCTCACGACCCTCGCCCACCTCCTCGCCGACGCCGAGCGCGGCGGCTACGCCGTCGGCGCGTTCAACGTCTCCGACCTCAACCAGGCGGTGGCGGTCCTCGACGCGGCCCGGGCGGAGCGCTCGCCGGTGGTCGTGCAGGCCATCGCGGGAACGAGCGCGTACGACGACGAGGGCTGGTGGTGGGACCAGCTCCTTGCGGTCGTCGAGAGCTACGCCGACGTGCCGGTCGGCCTCCACCTCGACCACGGGCGCCACCGCGACGACTGCGTGCGAGCCATGGACCACGGCTTCACCAGCGTCATGATCGACGCGAGCCGCTCGGTCGACGACGACGAGCCGAACGACCTCGAGACCAACATCGCGCTGACCCGCGAGGTGGTCGAGCTCGCGCACGCCCGCGGCGTCAGCGTCGAGGGCGAGCTGGGCACCGTCGGCGGCGCCGAGTCGGGCGCGAACGGCATCGTCGAGGAGCTCGTCTACGCCGACCCCGAGGAGGCGGCGCACTTCGTCGAGGCGACCGGGGTCGACGCGCTGGCCGTCGCCGTGGGCACCAGCCACGGGACGGTGAAGTTCACCGACCCCTCCGGCGGCGAGCGCCTCCGACCCGAGCTGGTCGCGGCGATCAAGGAGCGCGTGCCCGGCGTGGGCCTCGTGCTGCACGGCAGCTCCTCGATCCCGCCGGAGTACGTCGAGACGATCAACGCGCACGGCGGTGCGCTGACGCCGTCGTACGGCATCGCGCCGGAGGCGAAGGTCGCCGTCGTCGCGCAGGGCATCCGCAAGGTCAACCAGGGCGCGGACAGCCACCTCGCCTGGACCGCCGCGCTGCGCACCGCCCTCGCCGAGCGCCCGGCGGAGGTCGAGCCGAGCGCCGCCGTGGCGCAGGCCCGTCAGGCGATGAGCGGGATCATCCGGCGCCGGATGCGCGAGTTCGGCTCGGCGGGCCGGGCGACGGCCGTCTGA
- a CDS encoding ATP-binding cassette domain-containing protein: protein MTTESVSPPAEGQQPLLSLRGITKSFGAVDVLKGVDLDCYLGQVTALVGDNGAGKSTLVKGIAGTHTFDGGQYLFEGRPVTVNSPKAASDLGIEVVYQDLALCDNLDVVHNMFLGREEVNGIVMDETTMERRAAETLAGLSVRTLKSVRTSVSRLSGGQRQTIAIARAVLWNSKLVILDEPTAALGVAQTEQVLNLVRRLADSGLAVILISHNMNDVKQVADSVAALYLGQLAATVRTADVSTGQIVELITTGRSGDLGLAADREVLR from the coding sequence ATGACGACCGAGAGCGTCAGCCCGCCGGCTGAGGGGCAGCAGCCGCTGCTCAGCCTGCGGGGCATCACCAAGAGCTTCGGGGCGGTGGACGTCCTCAAGGGCGTCGACCTCGACTGCTACCTCGGACAGGTCACCGCGCTCGTCGGCGACAACGGCGCCGGCAAGTCGACGCTCGTCAAGGGCATCGCGGGCACGCACACCTTCGACGGCGGCCAGTACCTCTTCGAGGGCCGCCCGGTGACCGTGAACTCGCCCAAGGCGGCGAGCGACCTCGGCATCGAGGTCGTCTACCAGGACCTCGCGCTGTGCGACAACCTCGACGTCGTCCACAACATGTTCCTCGGCCGCGAGGAGGTCAACGGCATCGTCATGGACGAGACGACGATGGAGCGCCGGGCGGCCGAGACCCTCGCGGGCCTCTCCGTACGGACCCTCAAGTCGGTCCGCACCTCGGTGTCGCGGCTCTCCGGCGGTCAGCGCCAGACGATCGCCATCGCCCGCGCCGTGCTGTGGAACAGCAAGCTCGTCATCCTCGACGAGCCGACCGCCGCCCTCGGCGTCGCCCAGACCGAGCAGGTGCTCAACCTGGTCCGCCGCCTCGCCGACAGCGGGCTCGCGGTCATCCTGATCTCGCACAACATGAACGACGTCAAGCAGGTCGCCGACAGCGTCGCCGCGCTCTACCTCGGCCAGCTGGCCGCGACCGTGCGCACCGCGGACGTCAGCACCGGCCAGATCGTCGAGCTCATCACCACCGGCCGCAGCGGCGACCTCGGGCTCGCCGCCGACAGAGAGGTGCTGCGATGA
- a CDS encoding ROK family transcriptional regulator, which yields MAALSVGVSAGEVLGLIASGEARTRSSLARATGMSRPTLAERLEVLFRAGLIHEGANAAPSGGRPSRVLDLDRDRYAVLGADVGEDHVRLLLTDLTGVVVAERLTELPVTAGAGTVLGWVTRTGAALLEETGRSTRDLLGVGLSVPAPVDRATNQVASPSVMAGWEGRPIEALIRAELDVPVVVENDVNVLGFAEHRQAWRDYDDVLFVKAGTGIGSAIISAGQLFRGTHGAAGDIGHLRLRPEDGPLCRCGARGCVEALAAGWSIVRDLRRDGVDVSTTRDAMDLVRAGDPEAVALLRAAGRSLGQAIAYAVNLLNPAVVVVGGSLSGAGPHLLTGVRASVYSHSLPLATNDLRIVEGRHDERSGATGAALLAAARTLRPDVVNDRLRALG from the coding sequence ATGGCGGCGCTGAGCGTCGGGGTCAGCGCCGGCGAGGTGCTCGGCCTGATCGCGTCCGGCGAGGCCCGTACGCGGAGCTCGCTCGCGCGGGCGACCGGCATGTCCCGCCCGACCCTGGCCGAGCGGCTCGAGGTCCTCTTCCGCGCCGGCCTGATCCACGAGGGGGCCAACGCCGCGCCCTCGGGAGGGCGTCCCTCGCGGGTGCTCGACCTCGACCGCGACCGCTACGCCGTCCTGGGCGCCGACGTCGGCGAGGACCACGTCCGCCTGCTCCTCACCGACCTCACGGGCGTCGTCGTCGCCGAGCGGCTGACCGAGCTGCCCGTCACCGCCGGGGCGGGCACCGTCCTCGGCTGGGTCACCCGGACCGGCGCCGCCCTGCTCGAGGAGACCGGGCGCTCGACCCGCGACCTGCTCGGCGTCGGCCTCTCGGTGCCCGCACCGGTCGACCGCGCGACGAACCAGGTCGCCTCGCCCTCGGTGATGGCCGGCTGGGAGGGGCGTCCGATCGAGGCCCTCATCCGCGCCGAGCTCGACGTCCCGGTCGTCGTGGAGAACGACGTGAACGTGCTGGGCTTCGCCGAGCACCGGCAGGCCTGGCGCGACTACGACGACGTGCTCTTCGTCAAGGCGGGCACGGGCATCGGCAGCGCGATCATCAGCGCCGGCCAGCTCTTCCGCGGCACGCACGGGGCGGCGGGCGACATCGGCCACCTCCGGCTGCGGCCCGAGGACGGGCCCCTGTGCCGCTGCGGCGCGCGGGGCTGCGTGGAGGCGCTGGCCGCGGGCTGGAGCATCGTGCGCGACCTCCGCCGAGACGGGGTGGACGTGAGCACGACGCGCGACGCGATGGACCTCGTGCGGGCCGGCGACCCGGAGGCGGTCGCGCTGCTCCGCGCCGCGGGCCGCTCCCTCGGGCAGGCGATCGCGTACGCGGTCAACCTGCTCAACCCCGCGGTCGTCGTCGTGGGCGGCAGCCTCAGCGGCGCCGGCCCGCACCTGCTCACGGGCGTGCGCGCCTCGGTCTACTCCCACTCGCTGCCGCTGGCCACGAACGACCTGCGCATCGTCGAGGGCCGCCACGACGAGCGCAGCGGCGCCACCGGCGCGGCCCTGCTCGCCGCCGCCCGCACGCTGCGCCCGGACGTGGTCAACGACCGGCTACGGGCCCTGGGGTGA
- a CDS encoding ROK family protein, which translates to MSVRETLAGSPDVRRTNLAVLLRHLHLDGAMRRAELTDRSGLTRSTVAGLVGELGRLGAVEQTAASTTSTAGTPTRGRPSPVVRPCPLGVQVLAAEVRVDQVEVALVGLGGTVLHRDSRPLPDPSPEPTADLVARSVADLAHAAPGRVLGLGVAVPGVTRHRDGAVRFAPNLSWRDVSFGRMLSDRLPGTDVRVVNDGDAGVLAEHLRGVARGCDDVVFVEGEVGVGSGVVVDGKPLVGAGGYAGELGHIAVAGLGGRRCRCGSDGCWETEIGLDAVARALGLGPDASRRAVVDALRTAGDEEVRRLEPVARHLGAGLATVVNIFNPSLVVLGGLLRELYPCVAAEVRRTMVRGALAAPVEQVRLALPELGDDAVLLGAAEAVWQRVLLDPVAALGG; encoded by the coding sequence ATGAGCGTCCGGGAGACTCTGGCCGGGTCCCCGGACGTCCGGCGCACCAACCTGGCCGTGCTGCTGCGGCACCTGCACCTCGACGGGGCCATGCGGCGCGCCGAGCTCACCGACCGGTCCGGGCTGACCCGCAGCACGGTCGCCGGGCTGGTCGGTGAGCTCGGGCGGCTCGGCGCCGTCGAGCAGACCGCGGCCAGCACCACCTCGACGGCCGGCACCCCCACGCGGGGCCGGCCGTCGCCCGTGGTGCGGCCCTGCCCCCTCGGGGTCCAGGTGCTGGCCGCCGAGGTGCGCGTCGACCAGGTCGAGGTCGCCCTCGTCGGCCTCGGCGGGACGGTGCTGCACCGCGACAGCCGGCCGCTGCCCGACCCGAGCCCCGAGCCCACGGCCGACCTCGTGGCCCGCTCGGTCGCCGACCTGGCGCACGCCGCCCCGGGCCGGGTCCTCGGCCTCGGGGTGGCCGTCCCCGGGGTCACGCGCCACCGCGACGGCGCCGTCCGCTTCGCCCCCAACCTGTCGTGGCGCGACGTCTCCTTCGGCCGGATGCTCTCCGACCGGCTGCCGGGCACCGACGTGCGGGTCGTCAACGACGGCGACGCCGGCGTCCTAGCGGAGCACCTGCGCGGGGTGGCCCGCGGGTGCGACGACGTCGTCTTCGTCGAGGGCGAGGTCGGCGTCGGCAGCGGCGTGGTGGTCGACGGCAAGCCCCTGGTCGGCGCCGGTGGCTACGCCGGCGAGCTCGGCCACATCGCCGTCGCCGGGCTCGGCGGGCGCCGGTGCCGCTGCGGTTCCGACGGCTGCTGGGAGACCGAGATCGGGCTCGACGCCGTCGCCCGCGCGCTCGGGCTGGGGCCCGACGCCTCCCGGCGCGCGGTCGTCGACGCCCTGCGCACGGCCGGGGACGAGGAGGTCCGCCGGCTCGAGCCCGTGGCCCGCCACCTCGGGGCCGGCCTGGCCACGGTCGTCAACATCTTCAACCCGAGCCTCGTCGTGCTCGGCGGCCTGCTGCGCGAGCTCTACCCCTGCGTCGCGGCCGAGGTCCGCCGCACCATGGTCCGCGGCGCCCTGGCCGCACCGGTCGAGCAGGTCCGGCTGGCCCTGCCCGAGCTCGGCGACGACGCCGTCCTCCTCGGCGCCGCCGAGGCCGTGTGGCAGCGCGTGCTCCTCGACCCCGTGGCCGCGCTCGGCGGCTGA